ACAAGCGTTGAACAACCATATTGATTCAAATAATAAACAATCAACCACTGAGAATGAAAAAGATCAACCTTGGCCAACTGCTCATTTAACTTTTTTGTAAATGTCCTGGAAAATTGTAAATTATGATGAAAAAAACCATTGTGAAAGGACATAGATATTCCCCCTGTAAAATAGTTACCTAGGTAACTATACAATATTTCTTTACTTATGTCCAGACCTTGGAAGAAGAATTCGAGCCTTGAACATTTCTTTACAGCAGATTTGTGGTGAGATACTGATGAATTAGTTTGGGTGGTGGTTTTCGGGCTTTTACTCGCGAATTTGGCAACTTTACTCGCCAGTTTCGGGCTTTTACTCGCCAATTCGGTAACTTTACTCGCTAATTTCACGACTTTACTCGCCAATTCGGCCTTTACACTTTCTTTCACGACTTTTTGCAGCAGCAAAGGCCCTCGCTTTTAGGCAAGGGCTTAAGGGCATTGCGATAAAATTGGTGTAGTTATGCATCCATCCATTAGCGGAACATGATTGCTTTACGGCATATTTCCTTTTAACCGGGATAGGGGCAGCCGGTATAGCTTATCATCTTTTTCATCAGGATTACCTCGTCCATCCGTATTGTTGCTAATAAAGTAAAGGAATTCTTCATCTACGTACACGTCGCGAATCCGCCCGGCATTTGTGAAGATATCAGCCATTTCTCGGCTCTGAATATCATACTGCTTAAGCGATTCACCTCTTAAGGCTGCGATGTATAGCTTCCCATCAAAATGGGCCAGTCCGGAAGGGGCCCACGTGTTTTCGCCTGAG
This genomic stretch from Peribacillus muralis harbors:
- a CDS encoding MarR family winged helix-turn-helix transcriptional regulator, translating into MLLQKVVKESVKAELASKVVKLASKVTELASKSPKLASKVAKFASKSPKTTTQTNSSVSHHKSAVKKCSRLEFFFQGLDISKEILYSYLGNYFTGGISMSFHNGFFHHNLQFSRTFTKKLNEQLAKVDLFHSQWLIVYYLNQYGCSTLVEICSYLDVEKPTVTRTVNRLEERELIEQVPGKDKRERRIQLTESGVRTFQEAKRVVEDFEHQLMSGLAEEDFEVTQRTLIFLKEKLKQS